One segment of Desulfurobacteriaceae bacterium DNA contains the following:
- a CDS encoding roadblock/LC7 domain-containing protein, whose translation MSINLSAIAEKGEDILREFVVKNKLEGALIASAEGLELVSYFTSGLDKDLLAADFASILAGVNGLLSDSGKGELSEVIVKGENGYLAIVSLGENVVLGVIAPSDQKLGLLIVAIQQLVKKLTSLE comes from the coding sequence GTGAGTATCAATTTGAGCGCAATAGCTGAAAAGGGAGAAGATATTTTGAGAGAGTTTGTGGTGAAGAACAAACTAGAAGGAGCTCTTATAGCTTCAGCTGAAGGATTAGAACTTGTAAGTTACTTCACCTCAGGACTTGATAAAGATCTCTTAGCTGCAGACTTTGCATCCATTCTAGCAGGTGTTAACGGTCTTTTAAGTGACAGTGGAAAGGGAGAACTTTCCGAAGTAATAGTAAAGGGAGAAAACGGATACTTAGCAATTGTTTCACTAGGTGAAAATGTTGTTTTGGGGGTGATAGCTCCTTCCGATCAAAAACTTGGGCTTTTAATAGTTGCCATTCAGCAACTTGTTAAGAAACTCACATCTTTAGAGTAA
- a CDS encoding transglutaminase domain-containing protein, whose product MKKLLFLLFFLLTAKSFGATYELKERVVLRPQPDAKLIEVWIPIPYENRWQRIKKLKIESPFPYILQKEPEYGNKFLYIRKEGGLREPVEIKITAIIEREELKPTRFEDKLLLRFYLPDRLVPISSFKKLAFSIVNGKKTEKEKLKAIYDYVVSNMKYDKSGTGWGRGDAIWACNSKKGNCTDFHSLFIALSRAVNIGAVFEIGLPINKNGLIKSYHCWVLAFPQKEVFGIDASEAAKHKNKRDYFFGHLDDKRIGITRGRNILLNPPQHGKRLNYLCKAYEEVDLRPTAGVETYYFVKKLF is encoded by the coding sequence ATGAAAAAATTACTTTTTCTTCTTTTTTTCCTTTTAACAGCTAAAAGTTTTGGTGCGACTTATGAACTAAAAGAAAGAGTGGTTTTGCGACCTCAACCGGATGCCAAGCTTATTGAAGTTTGGATACCAATACCTTATGAAAATAGGTGGCAAAGAATAAAGAAACTCAAAATTGAATCTCCATTCCCTTACATTCTTCAGAAAGAACCTGAGTATGGAAATAAGTTCTTGTACATAAGAAAAGAAGGAGGACTTAGAGAACCTGTTGAAATAAAAATTACTGCTATCATTGAAAGAGAAGAGCTAAAACCAACAAGATTTGAAGACAAACTTCTACTAAGATTTTATCTTCCAGACAGGCTTGTTCCTATTTCATCCTTTAAGAAACTAGCTTTTTCAATTGTAAATGGAAAGAAAACAGAAAAAGAGAAGTTAAAAGCAATTTATGACTACGTTGTTTCTAATATGAAGTATGACAAATCTGGAACGGGCTGGGGAAGAGGAGATGCAATTTGGGCTTGTAATTCAAAAAAAGGAAACTGTACTGATTTCCATTCCCTCTTTATTGCTCTGTCACGGGCAGTTAACATAGGAGCTGTTTTTGAAATAGGACTTCCTATAAACAAAAATGGTTTGATAAAGAGTTATCACTGCTGGGTTTTAGCTTTTCCACAAAAAGAAGTTTTTGGTATAGATGCTTCCGAAGCAGCAAAGCACAAAAACAAAAGGGATTACTTCTTCGGTCATCTTGACGATAAGAGAATAGGAATAACAAGAGGAAGAAACATTCTCCTTAATCCCCCTCAGCACGGAAAAAGGCTTAACTACCTTTGTAAAGCTTACGAAGAGGTCGATTTACGCCCGACAGCAGGAGTAGAAACTTACTACTTTGTTAAAAAGTTATTTTAA